The following nucleotide sequence is from Aspergillus nidulans FGSC A4 chromosome I.
TGTGCGTCTGCTGTTATTGCAAAACACGAGCACAGTAGAAAGGGAGACGTAGAGGGTTAATGCAAGCAAGGTTGGAGGACGAAAACGGACTGAATCCTGTGCACCTTTGCCGGGATTCTCGAAGCCTCTAGATGCTTTATAGAAGTGTACTCTGCGCGTCTGAGCTGACTAAATACTACGGTCTGCGTACGGTTGAGTTTAGAGATCGAGCTGTAGCCCAACTTTGATCCGGTAGATCCGCGGAATGATCCCTGTGTTTCTGGGCACTGAAAGAAATAACAATTGGGACACTGCTATTGGATACATGGACGAGGGACCTCTCAATTATCGCTGCTGAGACTGGACGACTCGAGGGGGTGATGGATACGCGTGCGCAGCATCTGAGCCGTGACAGCCGCGGAAGTATAAATCGCATGGAAGCTTGATTTCGTTGCACTATGTACGCAAATAGGTTTCAAGTATGTTGCACGTACACTAGatagaaaggaaaaggataGGGAACGCGGTCGTAGCGAGATACCCGATTTTACTCAACGAACAAACACACGTACTCAGGGGCAACGCAATCAGTCAAGACCCAGTATCTGACGGCATCGCATCAATGGACGCTAACAGGTTGTATACTGGTGCGTGGAATACTTCCACGAAGAGACTGGGGCTAGCTAATTCCGACGCCAGGTTTCATCTTGATGCAAGAACCAGGCCAGAGCAGGCCCGGTCTCGAGCTAGCATTGGAGGAAGTAACGGCTGGCCTTGGCATCATAATCCATGAACCTTAATGCGATCAGCTGGCCCCTGAAAACCTGGATTACTGTTGCGCTCAGCATTGTATCAGGTCGGAATTAGAATGTATAGCTCCCAGCCCAGGGTTCGTGTCAGAAAAAGCAGATCTTGGTCAGAGCCGCAGCGGATTGATTACTCTAGAACCGAACTTGCAGAAGTCTGCTACATATAGCAGATATAGCAGAAACTTGATGTCTTGGCTTCGCGCCGTTTAGGCTGAATTTGCTTGGTATCGGTGCTGGGATCTGCACAGATACAGTTGACAGATGGATGGACACTTGTGGTACGTTCTTAACTTCAACTGGACTTTCTCCGGCGGGGGGAGGGGCCGAACTCGAGCTTGAATCCACTCCAATGCTCGTTACCGGTATTCTTCCAATTGAGcaatctcaatctcagccaCAATGGCGGCTCTTCATCAGCCCTCTTGGCGGTCTCGCTCGGGGAACACCTCCCCCCCGGCTCTCCCCCTTTccatctcaatctccttgccCACAGAAATATCCACTTAGTCGCCGTGCTGCAATGTGCAACCATCGATTCCTTCTTATATCCATCGGCATAGAAGAGATAAGCGCAATAGAGCAAAGATATATCCCTGCCTTTGGATAGCAGTGAGAGTATGCGCGTTGCGACTGTCAAACACGGCTCCGATCATCGGCAAGAAGACGGACCCTCCCGAGATGGCCGCGAAGAGGAAACATCCGCCGATCTCGGTGTGCCGACTGAGGCATAGGTAGCGAGGTAAACTGTGACCGATATTAGATGACTCTTCCCAGAGAGGGGGAGAATGCATCGATGCAAAGCAAAGACGAGAATGCACAGTCTGACCGAGTCCAGGTCGTGCTTGTTCATAGTCGCAatggagaagacgacgcAAAGCGTCAGGTATGCCAGGAGCATGGACCGTGGCTCGAAGGCATTCGTCATGAAGACCCGTTGCGACAAAACTGTTGAAGGCGCAGAACTCCTGCGCGATTGGCAGGAGGCCGGCTGACCAATCACGGTTAGCGTCGAGTAAAATTCTACGACAACCGTATAGGATTTGGCCAAGAGTTATCTCACCTTAAGGCAAACGTTAATGAAATAACTAGCAGTGACACTTGCCCTCAAAGGTAACCAAACTGTCTCCACAACCCGAGAAAAAAGGACTGTACTCTTTCCATAACGGGAAATGCTCCTGTCCCCCTTCGATGATCATGCCCGTCGAGCGCAGCTGGCGGAGTCGCTAATTTCAGGCAAAGGAGTGCAATGAACAAGATAATCAGTAGAGCGGCGAGGCAGGCAACCTGAAGATAGGCCCTCGCGCGTTTTTGAGGCTGGATCCATGTCGAACGTGGATGCGAAAAGACGCGCGAGAAAAGAGACCTGACGGAGATGCCCGCCCTTGGACAGGCTGGGAAGAATCGAGCTGGATCTCGAGGTACCGGGGCGAgccgaagatggagaggaagctgGTCCTCGTCAGTCGCTGAGACCATTCAGATACCACCTTGGGCCACGTACAGTTCAGCGGCTGTTTCATGGGTGGATAGGCTGGCTACAACAAGCTATCATGTCAGCTGCGCCCAAACAATTGTTGTGGGCCCCGGCTGTACAAACATACCTCCGCAAAAATCCCGAACGAATCCTCGACCCCGCTAGGCCAGAGATTAGGCAGCTTGCGGCGAGAGTGGCGAGGCCTTCTTCGGGTATGGGTCAGCCCGCCAGGCAGATCAATGTATTGGATACCCGCCcgtcaagaagatgacgagaaaGCCGACTTTGCGTACAGACCGTTCGAAAAATCGTCATGGACAAAGCAGGCGTCAAAGTACGAGACCCGCAGACCCGCTGAGCATGCTCATCGTGATGTTCAACGTCGTTTGGAAGTGCGAGATGAGTACATATGGGCAGGCCGTAGGCGAAGCCCCAGAAGACAAAAGGATTGTGGCTGCTATGGGTTTAGCCTAGTCTATTCGTGGAGTGGTTGTCATGAACCTGGGCGTTTGGAGAAGCGACTGGTGCAGTGTGAGATTGACTGCGGAGGTGCCTGTGCCATCAATTAGGTGATCTTGCGCTTCCGCAGAGTCATGGTTACCCAGTTGGTTAAGCGAAGGGTTAGAGGACGGTGTAGATTTGGGATGTCTCAGGGTCTCACACTGAGTGGTAATCTATGCCAAACATATTCCTGACGACCCCAGACTTCTCGGGACAATCCATAGCGAAGTCGAGAGAAGTTTCGTGATCACAGCCTTTGACCGTCTTGACTGGAAAGAGGAGCCGTAGAGCAAGCGAATTGGGCGTCATCTGCGCAGAAGTTCGGGGCGCTTTATCCCGCATGCAGGGCACAAGCTGCTAACCCGGGATTAAGGCTGGTCCCCTAGCGATCCCTCAGTATTCAATTGTTTATTAACCAGTTACCGCTTTCGAACAAAATGCGAGGTCGACACCCATTGCTCTCGCCTAGCTGCCTTACTCACTTGCCGAACGGCTGGTCCCATACTTTCGAATACGAAAGCGATGTTTAGCTCTCTGGCGAGCGGGCCACTGATAGATTAATGTCAATGCTTGATGTCCGAGTGCTATCATCCGCTCTCTATCTTACTACCTGCGCTCTGGCTCAGATTGGCTTTGGAGCGCACGGCCATACTTCCTGACTTAAGGCTCACCAGGCCGGGACTGGCGCAGACCGAAAGACATTCACTTGTCTGAGAGGTCTTAAAAGTAAATTGGAATCGGACACCTCAGAGGGTGAGATCGGCCTGTCGACCGGCGTCAGCCACCGGACGGACCTCGTTCAATACGCCAAAGCGTTTTCCAGCTGTTTCCCGAAAGATCCCATAAGAGAAGCATTTGTCAGCCTCTTTGCAAAGTATCCCGACATATTGAGAAAACATCGACTGTCGGTTATTGTTCTACTGGACAGACGGGCTTCCTGGCGACAACATGGAGTGCTTTTTCAAGTCCCAATCATCCGACTTGACCCTGGAGTCGCTTATCATTGCTTCATTACGCTCCATGAAGCTGACCGCTGCGCATGAATAATACTCTTATATATTACAATAGGTATCGAGAGAGTCTCAGGTCAAGAAAGATCTCACCCGGCGGAGGCTCTGTAAGCACAATAGTTAGGCGACCAATGGTTACTCTATCGAGAATGAATGTGTAAATGGAGACCGAGAACAAAGGATCCAACCTATGTTCGCTATTCTTCTGATCCAAAGGGCAGATTCTCGACGCTGTCTTGATGGGCTCTATACGGCCCACTCGCATAATCAGCACATGAGTATGCCGACCGATTACGCCCCCAATTGCCATGATGAATTTCATTCTTATCTTAAACGTCAAGTTAGACAATTGGTCAATTGTCAACTGATCTAACAGAACCACCAAGGACTTCCTCTAGGACTGCAAGCAAGAGAGTAAGGACGGGACAGGCAGACTGATATCCATCACATCGAACGTTGGGTTAGATAAACTCCAAGGATAAGCCGGTTGGTCTTTTGGGTCCTCACGTAATCAGCACAAGGTGAAGAGTGGTCTGGCCATAGTTGACCGGATGCGGATGGCCCTATCTCCATTCAAGTACAGTATGGGAGAGGCTGTGCATGATTGGCTCCGCTGTATTACTTAACGCCCTTCGACATGGCGTTGGCTGACAAAAGAGCCGGAATCTATTCCGCCAGTTCTTAGTTAGCCCTGACATTCCTGATTGCAGCTCACCTGCGGCAGCATCCGACTGGTTTATATTTTCGTCCAGCCCAGAATTCCCGTGTGGACGTGCAATTGCCTGCAGTGCGGGATCCAGGCCACGATGTCCCAAACGGCGACAACCCTACAAGAGCTCGCCCACCATGACCACAGTGACCATGACCACGACGACCAAGCCAACTCCCCACAAGCCGTCGCCAAACCACTCAGCCGCGCTCAAGCTATAACCGCTGTTATCGCCCTCTCAGGAGTCAGCTTCCTAAACACCACAGGGTCGGGCATCCTGACTGTCTCCCTCCCAGCCATATCAAcctccctctctcttccagccaacctcctcctctggCCCGCTGCCGTCTATGCGCTCGCTGCCGGCTGCACGCTCCTGACATTCGGGTCGCTCGCCGATGTGGTAGGCGACAAACGGGTTTGGTTGACGGGGAGTATCCTCTTCGCAGCCTTTACCCTGGCATGCGGTCTCGCCCAGACCGGGACGCAGTTGATAGTCTTCCGGACGCTCCTGGGCATTGCCGTGGCAATGTGTCTCCCCTGCTCCGTCAGTCTAATGACGAGAACATTCCCGTcggggagggcgaggaatTTGGGCTTTGCGACCATGGGGGTTGGACAGCCACTGGGGTACTCAGTCGGTCTGATCCTGGGTGGGATCTTTGCCGATTCAATTGGATGGCGATACGGGTACTATATCAGTGCCATCATCAGTGTTCTGCTCTGTGTTCTAGCGTTTTGGAGTCTTCCGGATGAAGTGCCCAAGGGCGAGCCCTGGATGAGAGGTTTAAAGGGAATCGACTGGATAGGCGCGGTAATTATCGGTGTCTCCTTAGCACTGCTATCGTTTGTTCTGGCGTCAGTACTTTCCTGGACCTGGTTATACCCGTGCTGATATGAGTGCAGTCAGATCACTGAGAGCTACCACAACTTAGGGGAGACCTACATAATAACCCTCTTTGTGGTCTCGGTCGTCCTTCTCCCGACTTTTGTGCTCTGGGTAGGCTGGCAAGAGAGGAACGGTCGGCCGGCTCTCATCCCAAACGGCCTCTGGAAGAATACCCTGTTCAGCGCGACGTGCATCAtagtcttcttcgcctgggcTGTGTTGAACGCTCTGCAATATTTCACTTCTTTATAGTATGACCCTTGGCACGAACCGCTGATCCAGACAGCTGACGATACCAGTTTCCAAGAGATCCAGCACCACTCTGCTTTCAAATCGTCTCTCATGTTCCTACCAATGGTAGTAGCAGGCGCGGCCACAAACATCTTCACCGGCTACACGGTCGACAAGATCCCAGTTGGTGTACTGGTGTTCGCATCGGCAGTCATCAGCACAGTGTCTCCTCTAATCATGGCCCTGGTCAACCCATCCTGGGGATACTGGCGGGGTCCTTTCGTGGCAATGCTTCTAAGTCCTATTCAATCTGATGGTACGTAGATTGGAATCGGTCCGTATATTCGCACCCGCTGACGATCCCACACTAGTTCTCTTCACAGTCTCTAACCTAATCATATCCCGAGCCTATCCAGGGCACAACCAGGCTCTTGCAGGTGCTGTCTTCAACTCAGTCTCTCAGGTTGGGAACTCTGTGGGACTCGCTGTCAGTGCCGCCATCGCTGCCTCCGTTACGGAACATTCTCAGCAGGATACCTTGAAGGGCTTCCAAGCAGCTTACTGGCTGATGTTCACGGCTATGGTCGTGGTCTGCTTTGTGAGTTATTTCGGCCTTCGCGGTGGAGGATACGTAGGGAAGAAAAGCGAGTAGAGCATATATATAGCTGGAGCATTTCAAGCGTTTCATAGATTCGCATTCCCGGTGACACCACCCATACTTCACATGAAAACCTAGACCATGCCTAGCTCATATTTCTGCGTCGGTCCGTCTTTTAACTAGCTCATGATAGCTCACGCAATGCCCGCTGCATTTCCCTCTCTTGGTAAACCTCCCGGCCCACTGTAAAGAGAGCACTAGGAGCGCTTTTGCGGAGACGCCAGCGAACCAGAAAGCAAGGTGAGACAACGGAGTCTCAAGCGGACATGATGGGAAGCATGTCTAGACCAGTCCGTTCTTGTTAGGCCTAATCGATATTTCCTGTTTGGGCGATCTACAGCGGCTGAATGGGACCGAGCACTCGGCAGTTGGCGTGGCCCCCGCTTCAGCTCGGCTGCCCGGTGGATCTGACTGTCCGCTATCTTTTCCTACTATCTTGCTGTGACTCCCCAACAGGCTGCATATCCAGATGCAGGGATATTACGCCTTGCATTACCATACTCAAGAACGCCAGGCAATCTCACTCAACACACACCTTCATGAGTTACAACTCGCACCATGGCACTTTCGTACAATCTTCAAGATCTTATCGCGACAGACATCGCAACCGCCCTTCCTAAGGATGCAGTGACAGAGGTCATCTCTCAAGCACCGTTCGCGTCTGTTCCCGGTATCTTCAACCTACGCGACATCAGCGGTGCGGATTCGCCTCTGTATCCCTTTTCAGTTAACCTGCGAACCGGTCTCGTATATCGAGCGGGTGCCCCGGCCTCTACATTCACAGA
It contains:
- a CDS encoding uncharacterized protein (transcript_id=CADANIAT00007748): MSQTATTLQELAHHDHSDHDHDDQANSPQAVAKPLSRAQAITAVIALSGVSFLNTTGSGILTVSLPAISTSLSLPANLLLWPAAVYALAAGCTLLTFGSLADVVGDKRVWLTGSILFAAFTLACGLAQTGTQLIVFRTLLGIAVAMCLPCSVSLMTRTFPSGRARNLGFATMGVGQPLGYSVGLILGGIFADSIGWRYGYYISAIISVLLCVLAFWSLPDEVPKGEPWMRGLKGIDWIGAVIIGVSLALLSFVLASVLSWTWLYPQITESYHNLGETYIITLFVVSVVLLPTFVLWVGWQERNGRPALIPNGLWKNTLFSATCIIVFFAWAVLNALQYFTSLYFQEIQHHSAFKSSLMFLPMVVAGAATNIFTGYTVDKIPVGVLVFASAVISTVSPLIMALVNPSWGYWRGPFVAMLLSPIQSDVLFTVSNLIISRAYPGHNQALAGAVFNSVSQVGNSVGLAVSAAIAASVTEHSQQDTLKGFQAAYWLMFTAMVVVCFVSYFGLRGGGYVGKKSE